The nucleotide sequence TTAGACTGGTTCCCAGTTTGTTTCTAAAGTGGTCAACTGTTTTGACTTTCCTTTAAAGTCAAATTAATCAGCAGTAATTATTTAGTTTGACAAAAGcttgtctgtttcatttgacTTAGTTTGTCAAGAatgtattgaaaaaaaaatctttgagcaaatgtgctgtttttgtgttgtgagATCTGTGATTTTTCTCTTAAGGTGTATCAAGGTAGGTGCTGACGATACTTCTTGTTAATAAGctaagtttctttttttaggttcaatatctttatttttgtgtttgaaacTTTGTAAGCTACAAGATcaattttaattgatttaaagaaaaacatgcgAGATCCATATGTATTTTGAGCAAAATTAggcttaaaaatgttttggggtttttttgtttttttttgataatgggattttcttccttcttttgaACTTCATCTTGACACCCATTTCAGAACAgtctttatttcattacattgaTATTAATTTAGGCCTCTGAGAGGCAGCTCTATGGGTCTTTTGTGTAGCCATGGCACCGGTTAGAGTCATGCATGTAAACAAgcttttctttcacatttacAAGTTTGTGTTTACTGACAAATCTCCCGAGAGCCATGATAGTTTACCTTATTCAATTAATCACCAGTGTGGTCAAGTCTTTGCAACAGTGACGATTGAGCGTTTCCTAGTTAATGAGAAGTCcctttttagtttgtttttcatgtttaataaagCTCCTCAATGTATCATCGTGTGCTCTTGAAATCCTTGAAACTAAAATCATGGAGGTGGATGGTAGCTTTAAGATACTGAAGTGTGGACTTTTCATGTGGTGAGAGAAGAAACTCTTATCTACAAAACAATGAACATGCCTTCAGGTCACCAAGAAAAAACTTTATTACCCATTCGGAATATTTTACCAGTGTTATGCTCTTGCACAAGTCAAATGTACATAACAGAACTGCCATCATAGGTATTTACAAAGCAGTCGTATTTGGAGATTAGTGCAGTGGAATGTGATTGAGAGCctgtggggaggaggaggtgttggGCGTGGCTGACATGCATCGCAGACTGTAGAAACAAGTTGAACATGTTTGAGACAGACACTCGGCTCAGAGCACCTGGGTGCAGCTCAGTTTGCATATGCTCAAGTTTTCGATATTAAATTTGGCCCAATAAATGCCGAAATATTAACTTATATTACAAGCTAAAGAAAAGATTTGTCAAAAGGTAACTTATATCCTACTGAAAATGCTATTAATATATTAAGAATTTAATGTAGCTGAGATGTATATCAGACAAACTGCAGACTTAATATGACCGTTGAGtaatggatgaaaaaaaaaacatccattatATGAAATAATGTTAGAACTGCAAAATAGGCACAAATGGCAGATAATACACAACTCTGTTACagtgaattttgttttttacacaaGATGGGAAAACAGTACTATCAAGAAATCATTCTCTGTGCAAATCAAACAAAAGTGGACTCAGTCGTTGCCAAAGAAATTCTAAGTGATATTCACTCCTCACAAAACAAAGAGACACCACAAAAAGTTGATTCAGTACAGCTTTTGTTTCAAACTAAGATGGGTATGTAATGCTTATGTCCTTTCTCTTTTGGTGTGctagattttttttaagcattatGCACCATGTTGGCAGAGCATGCAGAGGTGAAGGTAAATGCAACTCATAATGGATTTAAACTCTACAAAAACAGCTGACTTTGTGCTCTAGGTGAATAAATCAAGCACACCAAATGAGCAAATATGCACATGTTTGATGTAGTTTTCTTCCTTCATAGCACTGTCCGTCATAAACAAGATGATATGACTGCAACAGTGTCGGAAGCAGTTGCAGGGTTTGTTTCAGAGCAGCCACATAACAGCGGACTGGACCAAGACACACATGACTCATTTAGAGCAAagcatacacacattacactgACTGAGCATGAGCGTAGTCCAAGGAAAACAATCAATACCAATCAAAGAAAGTACAGAGCGATTAAAAAGGACAAGGTTAATGCAGTGTTGAGTTGGAGAGTTGGTTTCAGGGGAGGAAGCCGAGTCTGAAAGCAGAGAGTCTGTCGGGTTGTGGATGTGTTTAAATGCTATAGGTTCCCCCACGTCTCCGGAGGAGGAAACTGTTCTAGACTGCCGCCCTCACTGTGCTCCTGCTCTCCCATAGTGAAGGTTAATCTGTACTGCAGCTGCACTTTCTcctgaagcacacacacacaagacaagaGAGGCTGATAGAAAGATGGTTAAACATCCACAGAACGTTGGCTGGACAAACATCCTCTGTGTCAATCCCATTGTTAAAAGCAAGAGGACCTTACACTCTTATCACAGCCTTTACAGTCTACATGAACGAGGGAAGTGGAGGAATTTAAGTGACATTTTAGTCTTtccacagtcattttttaaattcaagtttgtaattttattttttacttcacCACTTTTAAGACTGTGTATTAACAGTCAATGGACTGTCTTCCTTAGAGAAATTCAAGTCTATGGAAAGTTTTCATAcagttaaaacacaaaaaggcaGCAATGTCTCAAATGAAACTTTTCCACGTTTTAAACTGACTTGATAGTTGGCTTACCTTGTTTGGGTTTGCGAGTAGCAGGATCTGTGTGACGGCAGCAGGAGGAAGGATGGGGTTGAAAGCTGGGAGCTCTGTTCCTGATGGAGGCTGCAGCTTCACTGCCATAGACTATAGttgataaatgaaaagaaaccaCAGTTTATCAACTGATAAAGTTATCTATCTGCTGGGGGGCAAAGGGCCTTAAACCTTCTTACTGCTGACCTTTGGAGCAGTAGTTTGGAAGTTTATGTTGGTGACGGGGACAGGGGCAGATGACAGCATGGAGATGATCACCACCAGCACATCAGGACGAGACGGAGGTGAGTCTCGAGCAAAGTGGAAGAGAACCCGCAGACTGTGTCCGTCAAATACAGTCACAGGTAACAAACTACctggagaaggagaggacagaaagacagagagagcggAGGAGAGAAAGCAGGAGAGGAGCGCATGTGATTAATCTGTACAACTGCACTTCCAGGTGGGCAGAAACACGCAGCCATGAAGTGATCTCAGTTTACTTACTGGGCTTAATGGATTCTAATGGTacaaaaacatcagtcaggGTGACTTCAGCAGCAGGAGTCTCTGTGTGAGTCGGGGACATGTCCAGCAACGTAGGTGCAAGGCTGGGCTGAGAGTTGAGGAGAGGCGCAGGATTTTCAGAGGTGAAGGTTGGGATGGGGTGTGGGGTAATGTTGGCACCAGTCTTGCTCTGGAGATCTCTCAGAGTTGGTTTGGACTGCTGCTTGTCCCTAAAAGCAGAAAATTTCATGATCTCTGTGCATGTGCCCTTTTCACTGGATGCTCAATTTTATCTTTCCAGtccaaattttaaaaagcttgagacatttactgtatgtgcaatTAACAATGTAGAAAGTTTGTAAAATAGCACCAATCAGGTAGTTTTACAGAATGGCAATCCTACCTCCATTACTCTAAAGCATATCAACCAAGGCTGTTTCCAAAAGTTTCAGCTTTTGACAATGTTAGAATAAGTGTTGGTAAAATACCATTTGACCTGCAGGCCCTCTGGAGGCAGAGACTGCTGGAGCAGTGTCTTTCCCAACAGGTCCAGCTCGTCTAGGGCTGAGTTCCCAGGGGTGGAGCCAGACGACAGGGGCTGCGAGTGGGAGGGTGGGTCAGGACTCAGGAGGAGACTGGGTGCTGCTGGGATGTCTGCATCTATGCTGTCTGAGGACTGGAAGTAGAAAGTGAGAgatgaaaaatgtgtgaaaaaaaaattcactggtACAGATGTCTCATTGATTATACTGGTGCAGTATAAAAAAGTAATAAGACCCATTAACATGAACTTCAAAAcaagttgtgtgtgtttgacgaATGATGTGAATGTACATCATAGAAACAGTCATTGGATCCTCACAGTGACTCACTCTGCTCACCTGGAACGAGTCCCAGGCTGTAGAGTCCTCAGGTTGTGAGGGGGGATTGGAGGTGTGTGTTCCTTCACTTAAACCTGTGTGATgcacaaaacatgtaaaatagtATTTAGGTATAATATAACACACTTTCAGACTGTGTAGTTGGATAACTCCACACCATCAATATCCTGCATACAACATATCCTAATATTCCTCTTTAGTTATTCTTGAAAAATTACGTTACTTCAAACACACTTCAATAACTAACtgatcacaaaaacacactaaacactTGGTGTGTGCTGTCTGACATGCTGTTACCGAGTGACATGAGCTCGTCGTCTAGGAGACTGATCCCCGTCTCCTGCGAGGGGGCGTTGAGGCTGTCTGTCGGGGTGGGAAACTCTGGGAAGGAAGGAGGCGACTGGGGTGATGTGTCCAATCCTGTCAGATCTAGCAGCGCTGTCCCTCCTGTGAGAAACGGATTCCAGACACTTCATTTCAAACTGCAGCGCttaaaacaaccaaaaatgACCTTTTTGTAGACCATTATCCATTATGCATTCTCCAAGTTTTTCTGCACTTAATGCTTCACCCacctgtttgtttctgtgtgtttaatgtgttgttgCCATTCACTATCTCTCCCTTCACCTGCTGCTTGTACAGGTTGATGACGTGAGTCAGGCTGTCATTGGCCTGCAGGATTTCGGCTGTGGAAAGACATGAGAAAATTGTCCTTTATTGTTTTCACAGTGCTGATATACGCATGTCTGTCCTGCTGGGCAGCTGGGTGAACTATAAGTCTGAATACTGTTCATAAACTGGTGGATCAGAACTCAAAAATATGACAGCAAATACTCCAGAGTATTTGAGATGTGTTGTGGGGAAACCGTACTAGGCTCAGTTAAAAGGAATCTAGTGCAAGACGGTGAATTGTAGCAGCTCCAGGGACTGAGGGGACAATAGAAAATCTTTCACCACTGTGATTGTCAAGTCAAGTTGAGTCATTAGTGTCAATGTAgctttcaattttttttacagcgTATTGTAAATGGCTCCATCAATCTGGAAAAATGTCCTCACATGCATGAAAATGCACTGAAATTTAAAGTAGAAAACAGCAGTATTGGATATAAAAGATTTCTGTaggacaaagacagagaagacactgtatgtgtatgtattaaTCAGTAAGCTGTGAGGTAACATTGATAGGcattagttttacattattagCTGCGATGTTATATTTTGGGCGTGTCTCTGGTTCTTTTATCAAGCATGACTGAAAGAAGGAGAAGGCCTGAGTTCAGTGTCCTGTTGTGTTCTGCTCTGTCTGATGACTAATAGAGCTCAAAAAAATACTACAGCAAGTAAACAAGGAGACTTCGTTCCTTTTCTTCCCATTCACATGATATTTAATGgcagatgaatgaaaataacGCTCACCCAGAGCCTCGTCGTTGTCCTCTGTATCACTTGCCAGTCTGAACAGTGTAGGTCTCATTTTCTCACAGCGCTGGTAGAGAtcctgtccacacacacatacacacacacacacacacaccatgttaAATACTTACAATACTCTGGCTTTAATTGTCCAAAATTTCCTGATTAAAATGTCTGTATTTAATTCACCTGTATAAGTTCGGCGTTGCTCTGATTGCTGGCGGTGCTGTCATAGTCCTGCAGAAGCTGAGTCAGCAGAGTGACgctctccttcacctcctgAATGGCGTTCACCCGCTTTGACACCTTCTCTGCTCGCTTCTGATCCTACAACAAAACAAGAGACAAATTCAGTAAAAAGGCACACACAGCAGCGTGTGGccacaaatatataaacatgaAAAGATCATAAATGAAGCAAGCTAAAGAAACATACAatagaaacacataaacatatcCAGGGAGAGGCCATTAGAAAAGTCTAGGCATAAGAACAAAGCTCCTATTACCCCTGATATCAGGACAAATTTACTCTCAACTCCTGCTGAATCACTCTGCCAGGGACACACAAAACCCCCCGGGGCAACCAACCCATTTTCTCATTCAGTCATGAAAGAGAATGTGTGTGCCGTgagtgcagcacacacacacacacacacgactatATCTGCAGCACTAAAAAAGTGGCAGTGCAGTTAATGTATAACAGAAAAGTGCAATTTTTAGAAGGAGTAAGAAGGAGAAGGGAAGAGGTTTACCTCTTGGACCATTTCCTTGATGAGTTTGTTGGCAGCTTTTAAGTCCTCAGGGTGCGAGCTATTCAACAGGCGGGACAGCATCTGTCAAAGCCAAAAGCCAGAATCACATGGTGGTGAATGAGTGAGCATTCAAAAAACCAAAAGACAGCGTGCACAGTGTGTAAGAAACTGGCTCAGGTCATAATTATTCTCAAGCATATTTTCAAAtgactgttatttttttttattacacaagCTCTTACTTTTGActtctcctcatcctcaaaAATTGCATTCTTGGGTCTTGGTGGAGGAAGGTTCAATAGTTTGTCAGGTGGCAGCTCCGGGTCTTGTTTAATAATACCTGATTCATAAACACATGATATGAACAAGAGAAACGCTTGTCATCATTACTCATCACTGTCGTTATTAGTTGCTTGACGTGGGCTGCAGCTTTAGTGCCTTCTGACAACTTTAAAGTTATCATTTCTGACAGCCTCCTACCTTGTTTCTTCAGCATCTGATAGGCATCTGAGATCTTGGCCTCATCAGGTAACCCCAAAGTCCAGCTATAGATCAACTCCAAAACCTTCTTTTTTACTGGCTCTGGTGACCGTGCACCCAGGTACTGAGTGGAGAAttcaaaaattattattaaaaaagtaataatacacatgtgtaaataaaactttgtctgaaaaacagagaaacactgcagTCTTACCTTTGGAGAAACTACTTTGATGAGTTCATTGAGAAAGCGGAACTTGCCCACTTCACTGTGAAACCTCTTCCCACAGCTTTTCATACATGTCTCCAGAACCTagtaaagaaacaaacagaagaaaaaaaaaatcagaaaaccaAACCGCAACACTAACAAAATGCAACATATTTTGACAACAGTTGCTGTAAAGTTGagttacagtgaaaaaaaataaaccaggaCCATCATTCCTAAGGCAGCTCATTCTGACTGACAGACCCCAGTTTAGATCTGAACTCACCAGCAGAGCCTGCATGGCCTCCCACTCCTGTGGAGACTGGATCTTGTGGGCCAGGAGCCTGGTGGCCAGCTGAGGCCTGTAACAATACTCAATGTCACCACACTGCACtcatcatttattttgaatCAGTGTAATCACAATGTGGGATTTTAGAAAACTCTTTAATGTTAAACTAACAAAACAATAGAGAGTAGTTGCTGGAAAATGAAAGACCAATGTTGTGTTCCAAATCAGATTTGTATTCAGCACTAGAAGTCTACAGCTGTACCATGCAGCTGAATACATGAGCTCATTTGCATTCACAGTTCAGTTTAGTCAACAGAGGTAAAagatttcattattaatttaattcaaCAGGGACAACAGGCCAATTGGGAGGCAATGACCTTTACCTGCAGCTGAGATCTCCAGGATTAATTAACTTGAATAAGCACCAACCAGACCATAATTAAGGAGAGAAGCAAAAATGATGTCTGGGGCCTGTGGCCTCCTCTTACCCCTCCAAATCATTGTTGAGCTGGTCACAAAAGGCATGGATGCTGCTCCAGTCTGTATCTTTGTTAAGTGGGTTTGTGGCTCTGTCTGAAATGTTAGTCAGAGGTGATAGATGTTACTGTAGATGTTACTGCATTATATCAATATTACTATTCTGATATTACAATACATTATCTGTAATTTTGGTTACGGCAAGGTTTTGATATTGAACTTCACATTGTCCTGGTGTTAAAGGCTTCATTACAATACAATTATTGACcttttctcaattaatttaCTGAACATTTATACCTGTCAATTATTGCTTTGGCACTCAGCTGTCAGTTTATTAGAAACATCTATCTAAACCTAATGGAGTTGATTTTATGCtaaattgaaataaatcaaCTCTATACAATTCACTAGCATCACAAACTACAGGCTCAATGAcctaaatgttttgttaaactTCTCTGTAAAATAGTTCAAGAAAGACTGAACGTTACAACATTCATGAATGTAGgatgatggagaaaaaaatgttttcaaaaactACCTGCTGCTGAAAGAGTAATAGTTTACATTATTCTCTTGCACTACAGTCTCCATCTTACAGTTTACAGCTTTCCTTTTGCACCAGCGTCTTGTTTTACACTTTACATTGTCTTTGCACTACTACCTTGTCTTATAGTCAGTATTGTTTTTGGACTGCAGTCTTCATCTCTTGCACTATTATGTTATGCACAGACTGTTCAGTTTATCTCCTTACATTTTATGTCGTGTATTTTATGACCTCCACTCTCTACCTGTTTAACTGTTGCACTGTAGGCTCCTGGTAAACAACatgatttattgcagggctgtatTAGACTGTGTTGGTTTTCACTAGTTgtatctaataaactggcaCCTGAGTGCTGACTGttcattcatttcctctttAGACTTAAAAATGCAATGAGAGTGTCAACATTCACATCCCAAAATATCTTCAGGGATGACTGCTATCGCCAGCTCTAGTTTTTAACATACAAAACTTTAAAGTATTCCTCctctcaaaaatatgtttttccctcttgttcctgcagttgaatgtttgagcttcactgtgcagaatggtGTATGTGCAAAGTTCGACACtaggaagctgttttcacattaatctgctgaaagtagaaagtttctctgagctcactgaaaatcattttttaaggggcgggcctataagtcatgatttgtgacatcacaactagtttgtaagccaatcctggtccagtatgcaatttatacaagtgtgatgtggaagcttgtagcctccagtgcacaaacactgagaatgaactttacagtgaaataggagatatcttgtgtccagcaggaaaacttttgaaatgaaatatatttacatattcatagattctggaattttaaTGAGGAAGGTGTAGATGTTGTTAAGGATTAttacaagataattgaactttttttgtgaaaaaacagGCACAAATTATTATACAgtgtagagtattttatatacttctggaggggatctttaactaATCATGCAAGAAATCCCAAGCAAGGCCTAACCTACGGCTTCCTCTGTGAGTGCATGACATAGAAGTCTTGTGCCACATAACTCCAGCATGTCACCGTGCTGAGACAAACAGGGCAGGTCGGCAGCCGCAACTTGTCACTGACTAGAAGTCTCTCATGAAACCGAAGCGTTCACATGATCATAAACTAACCTGTCGGACTGAAAATAGGGCCCCTGTGGTCTTATCGCCCACTACTTGGCTGAGCTATCTACCCGTTAATGCTAAAGCTACGCCGGGCTGTGTTGTGTTGACAGCTGCGGAGCTAGGTTAGCATCCTGGATGTGACGGCAGGCTCTCTCTACCAGACTGTCATCTCATCCGCAACAACTCGCGGATAAAAGTTCGTATGCGTCGCGGTATCCAGGCCACAACGGCTCGGttaaacaagttaaaaataCTCACTGATACGAGACTCCAAGCTCTCCGCATCGGGCGGCGCAGCCATCACTGCGAGATTTATGTCGCGCGACGGTCTCGCGAGGCACGCACTTGCACGTAGAGGTAGAAGAGACGAAGAACTAGAGCGGATAGATGAACATTTCCACATTAAAAATCTCGAAGACATTTTTATAAGATTTAAACGATCTgcctttttttgtgaatttgcaaatgtgctttaaatgcATATGATCAATTAAGAACGCAATCTGTCGTGAATCGTGAAATCAAAGGATTAAATGTCACTATCTTGTGATTGAACGACTTTACCTCATTTATGATGTTAATTTGTTTGTGGGTCTAAATTGCCAAATCAACAACATCATCAATCAAAATGAATAATCAAATATTGCCTTTTTTCACAAATTagatttaaatgtgtaaatagtAATTGGAATAGCCAATCTAGCAACAATTTCTATGATCAGGGATTCTTTACAGAATGATACAAAATACCGGAAGTACTCTACCCTCCGAAATAAAGAACATCTTTTGTGTGTCCATCAACTTGCAACCTCATGGCAAGATAATCACGTTTTCATATAAAATTCACTTACTTTAAGTGTGCTACTTTTGGTTTATGAGCGTTAACTTTTTGAGCATAAATTAGTGCTGGTGTAGATTGCCAattaaggttttattttaatctgtttgaCCGGAACTACTATTTTCACACTTgagctttacaaaaaaaaaaaaaaaccccatcatcCTCACATGACTCATTTGCTATTCAAAGGTCATATAGTATCTAgatatatatactgtgtgtagTTTATCTATGAGAGAATGGCGTTGTAGCATTTAGTA is from Thunnus maccoyii chromosome 18, fThuMac1.1, whole genome shotgun sequence and encodes:
- the LOC121884908 gene encoding ADP-ribosylation factor-binding protein GGA1-like isoform X2, with the translated sequence MAAPPDAESLESRINRATNPLNKDTDWSSIHAFCDQLNNDLEGPQLATRLLAHKIQSPQEWEAMQALLVLETCMKSCGKRFHSEVGKFRFLNELIKVVSPKYLGARSPEPVKKKVLELIYSWTLGLPDEAKISDAYQMLKKQGIIKQDPELPPDKLLNLPPPRPKNAIFEDEEKSKMLSRLLNSSHPEDLKAANKLIKEMVQEDQKRAEKVSKRVNAIQEVKESVTLLTQLLQDYDSTASNQSNAELIQDLYQRCEKMRPTLFRLASDTEDNDEALAEILQANDSLTHVINLYKQQVKGEIVNGNNTLNTQKQTGGTALLDLTGLDTSPQSPPSFPEFPTPTDSLNAPSQETGISLLDDELMSLGLSEGTHTSNPPSQPEDSTAWDSFQSSDSIDADIPAAPSLLLSPDPPSHSQPLSSGSTPGNSALDELDLLGKTLLQQSLPPEGLQVKWDKQQSKPTLRDLQSKTGANITPHPIPTFTSENPAPLLNSQPSLAPTLLDMSPTHTETPAAEVTLTDVFVPLESIKPSSLLPVTVFDGHSLRVLFHFARDSPPSRPDVLVVIISMLSSAPVPVTNINFQTTAPKSMAVKLQPPSGTELPAFNPILPPAAVTQILLLANPNKEKVQLQYRLTFTMGEQEHSEGGSLEQFPPPETWGNL
- the LOC121884908 gene encoding ADP-ribosylation factor-binding protein GGA1-like isoform X1, which produces MAAPPDAESLESRINRATNPLNKDTDWSSIHAFCDQLNNDLEGPQLATRLLAHKIQSPQEWEAMQALLVLETCMKSCGKRFHSEVGKFRFLNELIKVVSPKYLGARSPEPVKKKVLELIYSWTLGLPDEAKISDAYQMLKKQGIIKQDPELPPDKLLNLPPPRPKNAIFEDEEKSKMLSRLLNSSHPEDLKAANKLIKEMVQEDQKRAEKVSKRVNAIQEVKESVTLLTQLLQDYDSTASNQSNAELIQDLYQRCEKMRPTLFRLASDTEDNDEALAEILQANDSLTHVINLYKQQVKGEIVNGNNTLNTQKQTGGTALLDLTGLDTSPQSPPSFPEFPTPTDSLNAPSQETGISLLDDELMSLGLSEGTHTSNPPSQPEDSTAWDSFQVSRSSDSIDADIPAAPSLLLSPDPPSHSQPLSSGSTPGNSALDELDLLGKTLLQQSLPPEGLQVKWDKQQSKPTLRDLQSKTGANITPHPIPTFTSENPAPLLNSQPSLAPTLLDMSPTHTETPAAEVTLTDVFVPLESIKPSSLLPVTVFDGHSLRVLFHFARDSPPSRPDVLVVIISMLSSAPVPVTNINFQTTAPKSMAVKLQPPSGTELPAFNPILPPAAVTQILLLANPNKEKVQLQYRLTFTMGEQEHSEGGSLEQFPPPETWGNL